One window of Leifsonia sp. AK011 genomic DNA carries:
- a CDS encoding MFS transporter has protein sequence MTFRPLTAITAVFSPYRLVLDSPQRRAFVAAAWAGRFPKSALGLGLILLIALTEGDYALAGTVSAAFVVALAIGGPRWSRAMDIFGVRRVLPITAALLSVFAVLLLVAISTDAPVWTWFVLAVLTGLSVVDMGSVVRSRWASILEQDERLPAFALESINDELVFVVSPPIVTLLATLVDPVLGFVVGLVVGLGGYLAFAWGSSASRSERPTQRGAAVPAGILGVVVAFGAMGVVFGGFDISAVALAEQAGVPVAAGLLIGVFALASVISGTILGARPVVRSRARRFVVAAIAYSILVPLLALSSDIVFAAAACAAAGVVTSPLMITGIALVEHRAEASRLTETLAYPTAAIAVGGMLGAWLSGHVIESAGAQAGFLVPAVAAATVVVTVTVSEALVARAAAFRPPE, from the coding sequence ATGACGTTCCGTCCCCTGACCGCGATCACCGCGGTCTTCTCGCCGTACCGCCTCGTACTCGACAGCCCGCAACGCCGGGCCTTCGTTGCCGCCGCGTGGGCCGGTCGGTTCCCGAAATCAGCCCTCGGCCTCGGCCTCATCCTCCTCATCGCCCTGACGGAGGGTGACTACGCCCTGGCGGGCACCGTCTCCGCCGCCTTCGTGGTCGCTCTTGCCATCGGTGGCCCTCGATGGTCCCGCGCCATGGACATCTTCGGGGTTCGGCGCGTGCTTCCCATCACCGCGGCGCTCCTCTCCGTCTTCGCCGTCCTGTTGCTTGTCGCGATCAGCACGGATGCCCCGGTCTGGACCTGGTTCGTGCTCGCGGTGCTCACGGGCCTCTCGGTTGTGGACATGGGTTCCGTCGTGCGCTCGAGGTGGGCTTCGATTCTCGAACAGGACGAGCGGCTGCCGGCCTTCGCCCTCGAGTCGATCAACGACGAGCTCGTCTTCGTCGTCTCGCCGCCCATCGTCACCCTTCTTGCCACGCTCGTGGACCCCGTCCTTGGTTTCGTGGTCGGACTCGTGGTCGGACTCGGTGGGTACCTCGCCTTCGCGTGGGGCTCGAGCGCATCCCGCTCCGAGCGCCCAACGCAGCGTGGCGCCGCGGTTCCCGCGGGGATTCTCGGTGTGGTGGTCGCATTCGGTGCCATGGGTGTGGTCTTCGGTGGGTTCGACATCTCCGCAGTTGCGCTGGCCGAGCAGGCTGGCGTGCCAGTCGCTGCCGGTCTCCTCATCGGCGTCTTCGCCCTCGCGAGTGTCATCTCCGGCACCATCCTGGGCGCGAGGCCCGTGGTGCGGTCGCGAGCACGACGTTTCGTCGTCGCGGCGATCGCGTACTCGATCCTCGTTCCCCTCCTCGCGCTCTCGTCGGACATCGTCTTCGCTGCCGCCGCATGCGCTGCCGCAGGCGTGGTCACGTCGCCGTTGATGATCACGGGCATCGCACTCGTGGAACACCGGGCGGAGGCATCCCGTCTCACCGAGACCCTCGCGTACCCGACCGCCGCCATCGCGGTCGGGGGAATGCTCGGGGCGTGGCTGTCCGGTCATGTGATCGAGAGCGCGGGCGCGCAGGCCGGCTTCCTGGTGCCGGCGGTCGCCGCGGCAACCGTCGTGGTGACAGTGACCGTGTCGGAGGCGCTCGTTGCCCGGGCAGCCGCCTTCCGCCCGCCCGAATGA